In Streptomyces sp. NBC_00448, the following are encoded in one genomic region:
- a CDS encoding hydrophobic protein, whose protein sequence is MAPLLIVLLLALILIGAGFAVKLLLWIGIVVLVLWALGFLVRSTGSGGNRGRWYRW, encoded by the coding sequence ATGGCACCGTTGCTCATTGTTCTCCTGCTGGCACTGATTCTCATCGGTGCGGGTTTCGCGGTGAAACTGCTGCTGTGGATCGGCATCGTGGTGCTGGTCCTCTGGGCGCTGGGATTCCTCGTGCGCTCGACCGGATCGGGCGGCAACCGCGGGCGCTGGTACCGCTGGTAG
- a CDS encoding cobalamin B12-binding domain-containing protein — protein sequence MRTSTRDRLPDSGVVERLVDELWDAVVATHERMATDVVLRALADGVHPETLLLDVIAPVQGKVGEEWAANRLSVAQEHAATAINERVVTALTLHTAPDAAPDHGRITVSCVDGEWHALPARLLAEVLTLRGWQVDYLGAQVPTPHLVGHLHRTDADAVALSSSIAVRLPTAHAAITACQAIGVPVLVGGAAFGPGGRYAQLLGADAWAPDARAAADRLARGPLPRPQPDHQPADDLPHLADQEYTMVTRNGASLVRTVLASLEEPFPAVRGYSAAQRERTAEDLAHIVEFLATALYLGDAALFTGFVTWTAGILTARGVPAHSLPPALGILARELKDFPRAAGILEEALDTFATAPRTIAGKPL from the coding sequence ATGAGAACCAGTACACGGGACCGCCTTCCGGACAGCGGTGTGGTCGAGCGGTTGGTCGACGAGCTGTGGGACGCCGTCGTGGCGACCCACGAGCGGATGGCCACCGACGTGGTGCTGCGCGCGCTCGCGGACGGCGTGCACCCGGAGACCCTGCTGCTGGACGTGATCGCCCCGGTGCAGGGCAAGGTGGGCGAGGAGTGGGCCGCCAACCGCCTCAGCGTGGCCCAGGAGCACGCCGCGACGGCCATCAACGAGCGGGTCGTCACCGCGCTCACGCTGCACACCGCCCCGGACGCCGCGCCCGACCACGGCCGGATCACGGTGTCCTGCGTCGACGGGGAGTGGCACGCCCTGCCCGCCCGCCTGCTCGCCGAGGTCCTGACCCTGCGCGGCTGGCAGGTGGACTACCTCGGCGCCCAGGTCCCCACCCCGCACCTGGTCGGCCACCTGCACCGCACCGACGCCGACGCGGTCGCCCTGTCCAGCTCGATCGCGGTCCGGTTGCCCACCGCGCACGCCGCGATCACCGCCTGCCAGGCCATCGGCGTACCCGTGCTGGTCGGAGGAGCCGCCTTCGGACCCGGGGGCCGCTACGCCCAGCTGCTCGGCGCCGACGCCTGGGCGCCCGACGCCCGCGCCGCGGCCGACCGGCTCGCCCGCGGCCCGCTGCCCCGCCCGCAGCCCGACCACCAGCCGGCCGACGACCTGCCGCATCTGGCCGACCAGGAATACACCATGGTCACCCGCAACGGCGCCTCGCTCGTGCGCACTGTCCTCGCCTCCCTGGAGGAGCCGTTCCCCGCCGTGCGCGGATACAGCGCGGCACAGCGGGAGCGTACGGCGGAAGACCTCGCGCACATCGTGGAGTTCCTCGCCACCGCCCTCTACCTGGGCGACGCGGCGCTCTTCACCGGGTTCGTCACCTGGACCGCCGGGATACTCACCGCTCGCGGCGTCCCCGCGCACAGCCTGCCGCCGGCCCTGGGCATCCTGGCCCGCGAGCTCAAGGACTTCCCGCGGGCCGCCGGCATCCTCGAAGAGGCGCTCGACACGTTCGCCACCGCCCCTCGCACCATCGCCGGGAAGCCCCTATGA
- a CDS encoding L,D-transpeptidase, translating into MKQSHKVLSAVALLGTIAMGLCGCGGDTSPNATGAPASTTSGSLSATPGHAGSGSTSPTSSQAARSAAPQRPQMLLDTIEPETGTTVGVAMPISVVFSKPVAASARGDVEKHLQLTTSVPVTGAWHWFGSRRVDFRPEAYWLQGTKVTLDAKLAGVADGNGRYGAHSYVHSFTVGSDDEVHVYANQHVMKVSRNGAVVKTFPIDAGRAAYPSWTGTMAVMGKAREVLMDSCSVHIACDKNDPNYYHANYPLAVQLTVSGTYVHYSDGDPQPGNSGSHGCIHLSWADARWFYGFVRQGDPVTITGSPRAAAAPDNGYADYDVTNWNAWTSPSTSGLGQLTTSTTT; encoded by the coding sequence GTGAAGCAATCACACAAGGTCCTCAGCGCAGTGGCGCTGCTGGGCACGATAGCCATGGGTCTGTGCGGCTGCGGCGGCGACACATCTCCCAACGCCACCGGGGCACCCGCGTCCACGACGAGCGGCAGCCTCTCCGCGACGCCCGGTCACGCAGGCAGCGGCAGCACCTCGCCGACGTCCAGTCAGGCAGCCCGTTCCGCAGCACCGCAGCGGCCCCAGATGCTGCTCGACACCATAGAGCCGGAAACCGGTACCACGGTCGGGGTGGCGATGCCGATATCCGTGGTGTTCAGCAAGCCGGTCGCGGCTTCGGCCCGCGGGGACGTCGAGAAGCACCTGCAACTGACCACCTCCGTGCCGGTGACCGGCGCCTGGCACTGGTTCGGCTCCCGGCGGGTGGACTTCCGCCCCGAGGCGTACTGGCTCCAGGGGACGAAGGTCACCCTCGACGCGAAACTCGCAGGGGTGGCGGACGGCAATGGCCGCTACGGCGCGCACTCATACGTGCACTCGTTCACCGTCGGCTCCGACGACGAGGTGCACGTCTACGCGAACCAGCACGTGATGAAGGTCTCCCGCAACGGCGCGGTGGTCAAGACGTTCCCCATCGACGCCGGCAGAGCGGCGTATCCCTCCTGGACCGGGACGATGGCGGTCATGGGCAAGGCCCGCGAAGTGCTCATGGACTCCTGCAGCGTCCACATCGCCTGCGACAAGAACGACCCGAACTACTATCACGCGAACTACCCGCTCGCGGTGCAGTTGACGGTCTCGGGGACCTACGTGCACTACTCCGACGGCGACCCGCAGCCGGGCAACAGCGGCTCCCACGGCTGCATCCACCTGTCATGGGCCGACGCCCGGTGGTTCTACGGCTTCGTCCGCCAGGGAGACCCCGTCACCATCACCGGGTCCCCCCGGGCAGCGGCGGCACCGGACAACGGTTACGCCGACTACGACGTGACCAACTGGAACGCCTGGACCTCCCCAAGCACCAGCGGCCTGGGCCAACTCACCACCTCCACCACGACCTGA
- a CDS encoding VOC family protein produces the protein MPVQRLNHAVLYVRDVERSVAFYSDLLRFRTVFRLHADGGKVPEGAFLQAEESTNDHDLAFLQTEDPAAPQRPGRHPGLAHLAWEVDTLAELRQIRGKLLQADALAYEIDHGTTKSLYVNDPDGLEFEVCWLVPAERVDEVDREAFTPLDLDAVIAQFGADLPGGTGISAPARH, from the coding sequence ATGCCGGTCCAGCGTCTCAACCACGCCGTGCTCTACGTCCGCGACGTCGAACGCAGCGTCGCCTTCTACTCCGACCTGCTGAGGTTCCGCACCGTCTTCCGCCTCCACGCCGACGGCGGCAAGGTGCCCGAGGGCGCGTTCCTGCAGGCCGAGGAGTCGACCAACGACCATGACCTCGCCTTCCTCCAGACAGAGGACCCGGCTGCCCCGCAGCGCCCGGGCCGACACCCCGGGCTCGCGCACCTGGCGTGGGAGGTGGACACCCTGGCCGAACTCCGGCAGATCCGCGGCAAGCTGCTGCAGGCAGATGCGCTGGCCTACGAGATCGACCACGGCACCACCAAGTCGCTGTACGTCAACGACCCGGACGGCCTGGAGTTCGAAGTGTGCTGGCTGGTGCCCGCCGAAAGGGTCGACGAGGTGGACCGCGAGGCCTTCACGCCGCTCGACCTGGACGCGGTCATCGCACAGTTCGGCGCCGACCTCCCGGGCGGGACCGGCATCTCCGCGCCGGCCCGCCACTGA
- a CDS encoding GlsB/YeaQ/YmgE family stress response membrane protein, producing MGIVAWIIIGLLAGAIAKALMPGRDPGGIIITMVIGILGGLLGGWLGKVIFHVHSINGFFHLSTWIAAIAGSMILLAIHRAVTNGRRA from the coding sequence ATGGGTATTGTTGCCTGGATCATCATCGGACTGCTGGCGGGCGCCATCGCCAAGGCGCTTATGCCGGGCCGCGACCCGGGCGGCATCATCATCACGATGGTCATCGGAATTCTCGGTGGCCTGCTCGGCGGATGGCTCGGGAAGGTCATCTTCCACGTGCACTCCATCAACGGGTTCTTCCACCTGTCCACCTGGATCGCGGCGATCGCCGGATCGATGATCCTGCTCGCGATCCACCGGGCCGTCACCAACGGCCGACGCGCCTGA
- a CDS encoding STAS domain-containing protein — translation MTMTPPAHLRLTTVDTEDTVRIELHGDLDYDNADRLVAAVTAKLAEHPHLDDLHLHCAELGTVDTMGLSALLMIRRRTGEAGVRLHLDERGTGLDRLLDITGTLEHLTAPVAGTDETGAGETPVTNGEATMPRSAGPDATP, via the coding sequence ATGACGATGACACCCCCCGCCCATCTGCGCCTGACCACGGTCGACACCGAGGACACCGTCCGGATCGAACTCCACGGCGACCTCGACTACGACAACGCCGACCGCCTCGTGGCCGCCGTGACGGCGAAGCTCGCCGAACACCCGCACCTGGACGACCTGCACCTGCACTGCGCCGAACTCGGCACCGTCGACACCATGGGGTTGTCCGCCCTGCTGATGATCCGCCGCCGCACCGGCGAAGCCGGCGTCCGCCTCCACCTGGACGAGCGCGGCACGGGGCTGGACCGCCTCCTGGACATCACCGGTACCCTCGAACACCTCACGGCGCCTGTGGCCGGCACGGACGAGACCGGCGCGGGCGAGACCCCCGTGACGAACGGGGAGGCGACGATGCCCCGTAGCGCCGGGCCGGACGCCACCCCGTGA
- a CDS encoding MarR family winged helix-turn-helix transcriptional regulator, producing MPAPDVASGSLSEEVARSAGDIAEALDVMWERAGESTASAIAPASPSQVRLMCAVDREEGIRMRTLCRRLAAAPPSVSRLCDRLQALGFVERLPSPENRREVTLRLTGAGETHLRHIREQRRRMLHHAIDAMPKADRRALARGLAGLRAQLTADSDEHRPGAVSAA from the coding sequence ATGCCAGCACCAGACGTCGCCTCAGGAAGCCTCTCCGAGGAGGTCGCCCGGTCCGCCGGCGACATCGCGGAAGCACTCGACGTGATGTGGGAACGGGCCGGAGAGTCGACCGCCTCCGCCATCGCCCCCGCTTCCCCGTCCCAAGTCCGGTTGATGTGCGCCGTCGACCGCGAGGAGGGGATACGCATGCGGACGCTGTGCAGACGGCTGGCCGCCGCGCCGCCGTCCGTGAGCCGCCTCTGCGACCGCCTGCAGGCCCTGGGCTTCGTGGAGCGACTGCCGAGCCCCGAGAACCGGCGGGAGGTCACCTTGCGGCTGACCGGCGCGGGCGAGACCCACCTGCGGCACATCCGCGAGCAGCGCCGGCGCATGCTCCACCACGCCATCGACGCCATGCCGAAGGCCGATCGGCGCGCACTTGCCAGGGGGCTCGCGGGGCTCCGCGCCCAACTCACGGCGGACAGCGACGAACACAGACCCGGCGCCGTCTCCGCGGCCTGA
- a CDS encoding eCIS core domain-containing protein gives MTPPSALLALQHGAGNAAVVQMLRGAGHPWAQEEHPHDAGGSQPRGEQPVQRSAVPEVLRSPGSPLDEDTRSEMEARLGADFSDVRVHSDSTARHSAAEIGAHAYTSGSHVVLGEGGGDKHTLAHELTHVIQQRQGAVEGTDNGSRLRISDPSDRFERAAVENAERVMSHPVPVPVRREAGPGRSADSGDPAAVQRMETGGPSTVSSAAEQEPDAGNAGRSQTEVIGNPQRVGLEIELTVDLHDEQKKAGEETAGLKNGDLLARSVAEERGWPVVKLEVEGSKRAKLPSIEVIYGPVPRSEYVGRIYSTARTKLVDAFRKPGKKQVALAGIIDDYNNSLKGEEKRYALHTSATGRRLKAKVTGGVVNQTPQTNVSVPYAKVGAAPPPAEPAGRGRGGSARRGTTSRGTTADPRGGATGTRLGFADLFHSKTQKATFEACRAAANGIDDAAVRDRPDVISLLTHVMFQAAMFEIHLLDENKIEDHKQHYDVILKVSPQDAVMGILDDAHAADLKAWLDRQGAEQTLKEGAGAAASKGGGRPRKVKDVGFAELRKAAAMRESHGRQQLRKRAPGTEDDHSSPVFDMQGDHADELRHFHPRASNRQPIDVDEHGVHHVVAEARRKDHLLNDPAKDTPEGRRERAKLIEALQER, from the coding sequence GTGACACCGCCTTCCGCACTCCTGGCCCTCCAGCACGGCGCCGGCAACGCGGCGGTCGTCCAGATGCTCCGCGGGGCCGGACACCCCTGGGCCCAGGAAGAGCACCCGCACGATGCCGGCGGCAGCCAACCGCGGGGCGAGCAGCCCGTCCAGCGCTCGGCCGTCCCCGAGGTCCTGCGTTCCCCGGGCAGCCCCCTCGACGAGGACACGCGCTCGGAGATGGAAGCCCGGCTCGGCGCCGACTTCTCCGACGTCCGTGTGCACTCCGACAGCACCGCGCGGCACTCGGCGGCGGAGATCGGCGCGCACGCGTACACCTCCGGCAGTCACGTGGTCCTCGGTGAGGGGGGCGGTGACAAGCACACGCTCGCACACGAGTTGACCCATGTGATCCAGCAGCGGCAGGGCGCGGTGGAGGGCACCGACAACGGGTCCCGGCTGAGGATCTCCGACCCGTCCGACCGATTCGAGCGGGCTGCGGTGGAGAACGCCGAACGGGTGATGTCGCACCCCGTCCCCGTTCCCGTGCGGCGGGAAGCCGGGCCGGGTCGTTCGGCGGACTCGGGCGACCCGGCCGCGGTGCAGCGGATGGAGACGGGCGGCCCGTCGACGGTCTCGTCCGCGGCTGAGCAGGAGCCTGATGCGGGCAACGCCGGCCGGTCGCAGACGGAGGTGATCGGGAATCCCCAGCGGGTGGGGCTGGAGATCGAGCTCACCGTCGATCTCCACGACGAGCAGAAGAAGGCGGGCGAGGAGACGGCCGGGCTCAAGAACGGCGATCTGCTGGCCCGTTCCGTCGCGGAGGAGCGGGGCTGGCCCGTCGTCAAACTGGAGGTCGAGGGAAGCAAGCGCGCCAAGCTTCCGTCCATCGAGGTGATCTACGGGCCGGTGCCGCGCTCCGAGTACGTCGGCCGGATCTACTCCACGGCCAGGACGAAACTCGTCGACGCGTTCAGGAAACCGGGCAAGAAGCAGGTCGCACTCGCCGGCATCATCGACGACTACAACAACTCCCTCAAGGGGGAGGAGAAGCGATACGCGCTGCACACCTCGGCGACGGGTCGGCGGTTGAAGGCAAAGGTGACGGGCGGAGTGGTGAACCAGACCCCGCAGACCAACGTCTCCGTGCCCTATGCCAAGGTGGGCGCCGCCCCGCCGCCCGCCGAACCAGCGGGGCGCGGGCGAGGCGGTTCCGCTCGTCGGGGCACCACCTCTCGGGGCACCACCGCCGACCCGCGCGGGGGCGCGACAGGAACACGGCTTGGTTTCGCCGACCTGTTCCACAGCAAGACGCAGAAGGCCACCTTCGAAGCGTGCCGCGCCGCGGCCAACGGCATCGACGACGCGGCCGTGAGGGATCGCCCCGACGTCATCTCCCTGCTCACCCACGTGATGTTCCAAGCGGCGATGTTCGAGATCCATCTCCTCGACGAGAACAAGATCGAGGATCACAAGCAGCATTACGACGTGATCCTGAAGGTGAGCCCCCAGGATGCCGTCATGGGCATTCTCGACGACGCGCACGCGGCGGACCTGAAGGCTTGGCTGGATCGGCAGGGCGCGGAGCAGACGCTGAAGGAAGGCGCCGGGGCGGCCGCCAGCAAGGGCGGTGGAAGGCCGCGCAAGGTCAAGGACGTGGGATTCGCCGAGCTCAGGAAGGCCGCGGCGATGCGGGAGAGCCACGGCCGGCAGCAGCTGAGGAAAAGGGCCCCGGGTACGGAGGACGACCACTCCTCCCCGGTGTTCGACATGCAGGGTGACCACGCCGACGAGCTCCGCCACTTCCATCCGCGTGCCAGCAACCGTCAGCCGATCGACGTCGACGAGCACGGCGTCCACCACGTGGTGGCGGAGGCACGGCGCAAGGATCACTTGCTCAACGACCCCGCGAAGGACACTCCCGAAGGCCGCAGGGAGAGGGCGAAGTTGATCGAGGCCCTCCAGGAGAGGTGA
- a CDS encoding SpoIIE family protein phosphatase produces the protein MVSTRAQTGAGPEHGSPWRRAPYPALVVDGRDTIVMRNDSAEALLPGARPGTRFADWAPDWLSAAHDAVRVARPRPADPAAAEPLSGVIGERSFEAYPRVQGDGTVVWWLVDDTELRLMREALRLERAQTAFLAKASGILLSSLNMARCMEVIAHLASEHLADAALVVAPARGARLPMVTCLRGGDTVRTHAPVDPDEVPGLGEALRGFPPMPSRWIDPSAAPDWLVPDGFGPAGSIVITPLPGHGVPAGALVLLRRSGDAPFTDNEEVFARLFAARAGVAMSAARLYAEQSSITETLMQELLPPSLHEVSGVDFAGGYRPSADHERIGGDFYDVHPAVVDGEPSLVALGDVCGKGLEAAVLTGKIRNTLHALLPMADDHQRMIGLLNTALLNSRHSRFATLVLASAVRKGSGVGLRLTSAGHPSPLIVRATGAVEEARTRGTLVGALPSAPARTASITLAPGESCVLYTDGITEAKGGPMGGTQFGEERLQRALSECAGMPAESVVERVQMLASEWVGKGSHDDMAVVVISAPRNHHLIAVNGHTRGRFTA, from the coding sequence ATGGTCTCCACCAGAGCGCAGACCGGCGCCGGACCGGAACACGGTTCTCCGTGGCGCCGTGCCCCCTATCCCGCCCTGGTCGTTGACGGCCGGGACACGATCGTCATGCGGAACGACTCCGCCGAGGCGCTGTTGCCAGGGGCCCGCCCCGGGACGCGCTTCGCGGACTGGGCGCCGGACTGGCTGTCCGCCGCGCACGACGCCGTGCGGGTGGCCCGCCCCCGCCCGGCCGACCCCGCGGCGGCCGAACCGCTCTCGGGCGTGATCGGCGAGCGGAGCTTCGAGGCGTACCCGCGTGTGCAGGGCGACGGCACGGTGGTGTGGTGGCTGGTCGACGACACCGAACTCCGGCTGATGCGGGAGGCGTTGCGGCTGGAGCGTGCGCAGACGGCGTTCCTGGCCAAGGCGTCGGGCATCCTGCTGTCCTCGCTCAACATGGCCCGCTGCATGGAGGTGATCGCGCACCTGGCCTCGGAGCACCTCGCCGACGCGGCGCTGGTCGTCGCGCCGGCCCGCGGGGCCCGACTGCCGATGGTGACCTGCCTGCGCGGCGGAGACACCGTACGGACCCACGCGCCGGTCGACCCGGACGAAGTGCCCGGCCTGGGCGAGGCGTTGCGCGGCTTCCCGCCGATGCCCTCGCGGTGGATCGACCCGTCGGCCGCGCCCGACTGGCTGGTGCCCGACGGGTTCGGCCCGGCCGGTTCGATAGTGATCACCCCGCTGCCCGGCCACGGCGTACCCGCCGGGGCGCTCGTCCTGCTGCGCCGTTCGGGCGATGCGCCGTTCACCGACAACGAGGAGGTCTTCGCCCGGCTGTTCGCCGCCCGCGCGGGCGTCGCGATGTCGGCCGCCCGCCTGTACGCGGAGCAGTCGTCGATCACCGAGACGCTGATGCAGGAGCTGCTGCCCCCGTCGCTGCACGAGGTCTCCGGCGTGGACTTCGCCGGCGGCTACCGGCCGTCGGCGGACCACGAGCGGATCGGCGGGGACTTCTACGACGTGCACCCCGCCGTCGTCGACGGCGAGCCGTCGCTGGTCGCGCTCGGGGACGTGTGCGGCAAGGGGCTGGAAGCCGCCGTGCTGACCGGGAAGATCCGCAACACGCTGCACGCGCTGCTGCCCATGGCCGACGACCACCAGCGGATGATCGGCCTGCTCAACACCGCGCTGCTCAACTCCCGCCACAGCCGGTTCGCCACCCTGGTGCTGGCCTCCGCGGTACGGAAGGGCAGCGGGGTGGGCCTGCGGCTGACCAGCGCCGGTCACCCGAGCCCGCTGATCGTCCGCGCGACCGGCGCGGTGGAGGAGGCCAGGACCCGGGGCACCCTGGTGGGCGCCCTGCCCAGCGCGCCCGCCCGCACCGCGAGCATCACCCTCGCGCCCGGTGAGTCCTGCGTCCTGTACACCGATGGGATCACCGAGGCCAAGGGAGGACCGATGGGCGGCACGCAGTTCGGCGAGGAACGACTCCAGCGGGCCCTGTCGGAGTGCGCGGGCATGCCGGCCGAGAGCGTCGTCGAACGGGTCCAGATGCTCGCTTCCGAGTGGGTGGGGAAGGGCTCCCACGACGACATGGCCGTCGTGGTGATCTCCGCGCCCCGCAACCACCATCTCATCGCGGTGAACGGCCACACCCGAGGCCGCTTCACCGCGTGA
- a CDS encoding ATP-binding protein has protein sequence MSGEAAGDQHGAGTGIGSGGAAGSPSALPRSSADARAAVLALLERRFCAPAADWRETVVVADVLLVTSELVTNADRHGGGLTRFTVEIDGDALRLCVGDASPEPPVSPSGPDAAEGVPRIGGYGWQMVCRLAHEVTVVTHRAGKTISVVLTLV, from the coding sequence GTGAGTGGGGAAGCAGCGGGTGATCAGCACGGCGCGGGTACGGGCATCGGGTCTGGCGGCGCCGCAGGATCGCCGAGCGCGCTTCCCCGGTCCAGCGCGGATGCGCGGGCGGCGGTCCTCGCTCTGCTGGAGCGGCGTTTCTGCGCTCCGGCGGCCGACTGGCGGGAGACCGTGGTGGTGGCGGACGTGCTGCTGGTCACGTCGGAGCTGGTCACGAACGCCGACCGGCACGGCGGCGGCCTGACCCGGTTCACCGTGGAGATCGACGGGGACGCACTGCGGTTGTGCGTCGGAGACGCCAGCCCCGAGCCTCCGGTGAGCCCGTCCGGACCGGACGCGGCCGAGGGGGTGCCGAGGATCGGCGGGTACGGCTGGCAGATGGTGTGCCGGCTGGCCCATGAGGTGACGGTCGTCACCCACCGCGCGGGCAAGACGATCTCGGTCGTGCTCACTCTGGTGTAG
- a CDS encoding STAS domain-containing protein, with product MTGQGAEVSAWAAGGGVWMVRIAGDLDESRTAAMSDALRRGLDTGGRRTVVDASDVAFADSSVLHTLLQARAVYAATEVELVIAGPSLAVRRLLDVTNTASAFVLAGSLREAMAY from the coding sequence ATGACGGGGCAGGGCGCGGAGGTGTCCGCCTGGGCCGCCGGCGGCGGGGTGTGGATGGTGAGGATCGCGGGCGATCTGGACGAGTCCCGCACGGCGGCGATGTCGGACGCGCTACGGCGGGGCCTGGACACCGGTGGACGGCGCACCGTGGTGGACGCCTCGGACGTGGCGTTCGCGGACTCCTCGGTGCTGCACACCCTCCTCCAGGCCAGAGCCGTATACGCCGCCACGGAGGTCGAGTTGGTGATCGCGGGGCCCAGCCTGGCGGTACGCCGGCTGCTCGACGTGACGAACACGGCCTCGGCGTTCGTCCTGGCGGGCAGCCTGCGGGAGGCGATGGCGTATTGA